The Bacillus sp. B-jedd sequence AACCCCCATCCCCTCACCCCCTACATACAACATATGAAAGAAGCTGCGGGTATATGAGGCTGGGGGACGGTTCCTGCGCTTCCTTCTACATCCGAAGGAAGGAGTAGAACCATTCCTTTCTTCGCTTTAAAAATACTTTCTCAATATGGATAGTTCTTTGAGCAACTTTTGCATTTCTGGCAAATGAAAGTTATTAGCCGGGATGGTTTCACCTTGAAATATTAGGGACCTTACTTGGTTAAAGGCCTCTTTCTCTTCATCGGGAAAACACTTCTCGTAAGGAACATCTTTATCGAACTGCTCCAAGTAATATAAAACATAGTTATGGAGTACCGGAAACTCCCTTTTTATAGTCAGCTTGCTCACTAAATAAGCCGACATATAATCACCAAGTACATAAAGTGGTTCCCTTGGCGTAAACATTTCCCCTTTGCAGTGAAAAACTATCCCCGAACCGTAATACCAATTCCCCACCATACATGCAAAAGCCAACAAAGATCCTGCCCGTATCTCTTTATCCGGATCATTAAAATATTTAAAATAATCGTCGTGTGTATGTTCTCCCCAATCTTTACAGGTAACAAAATCTACGATGTCAAAGCCAGAAAACAGCTGGGCAAACTTTTCTTTAATCAACATGCCACCTCATTCCAAAACTTCAATAACGACATTATCCTCATTAAGCCATAGTCCTTCACAAAAGCATTCGAGCACAATCATAACACGCGCACCAGTCGCTTAATATTATTCACTTCTTAAAAAAATCAAAGCAAAAAGGACAGTTCCATTGCTTCATTCAACTTGCGAATGAAACCTTGGAACCATCCCCTTCCTCATAAAGGTATTTCTCTGCTACGGATTTCTACTTGGACTTCTTCTTCACAGTATCTTACGAATTCGATTAGATTTTTCATTAACTCTTTGTGGTAGGTTTCTCCGTTTTGAGCTGTGGAAACTGTCGGGTCCCCTACAACGCCGATGCTCTTTGAACCTTCTCTATACCCTGCTACGTCACTTGGAACAAAGATGGTGTCTCCTTCGACGAAAGGGTCGTGCTGAAGGAACGGATGCTTTAGATGAATGTTTTTAACAGCTTTGTCCATTTCAAGTAACTCGGGCATGAGATGAAGCATATGGGAAGTTTCCATTTCGTCCGCATGGCCCGCGCCTCCTGGTTCTGATTTTTTAATTTCGCCACCGATTTTTTTGGCTATGTAGAACGGGTCGGCTATAGCTAGGAACGCGCCTGTTTCGTTCCGCAGCATCGTAATCGCAATTTTGAGCGGCGGCAGGTTGGCTTCCCGGTGGCCATTGATAATAAGGATTTTCTCGAAACCGTGGTAAATTAAGCTTTTACAAATATCATACATTAAGTTGATGAGCGTTTCCGGCCTCAATGTGATCGTTCCTGGAAACGCCATGTGGTGAGGCGCCCAGCCGACCCAGTTCGGCGGAGCAACGAGCGTTTCCGTCTGCTGGCCAAGATCCTCGGCTACTTTATTCGCGACGAATGAATCTGTTCCTAGCGGCAAATGCTTAGCATGCTGCTCAACACTCCCGACCGGCACGATGATCGTTTTCTTCTTTTGCAGATAGCGCTCGACATCTTCCCATTTATTTTCCTGGAGCCATACACTTTTCATGAAGCAACTTCCTTTCATAATTGATCGCCAGCACAACAACAGTTTAAAATTCTCGACCCTGTAATTCTAGGGAAGCGGCTGCATAAGCTTTATTCCTTTCCGATAATTTTGCTCAAGTAAGCTTTTCAAAAATGAATTACAATAATTCAAATCAAATCCCGAATCGCTTCCCGGCAAAATTCCGATTCTTCTATAATAGGTTAATTACTCAGCCTTTCCATCGCTTCTTCATCGAGATAATCCCAGCGGCTCCTTGAATAGAAGAAATAAAATGCGGTGATTAGCACGAGCCACGAAGTTCCGATCATCAACGGTATCGTATCGATGAATGTCAGGATCCACAATGAGGCAATTGCCGCTATAATTGCGAGCACTGGAATATTGTTCACATTCAACGGATAACGGAACTGGGCTTTAATGTGCGGCTGCTTGATCCGCACCACGATGACGGCGACATTCATGATTGCCATCATAAGCCAGTTCGAGAACACGGCCGCGCCGACTGCAATTGAAATCGCCTTGCCGTATCCCATTGTGCTCATTAACGTTGCTCCGAGTGCAATCACTCCCGTGAACAGCGTGGCGTAAACAGGAACGTGGGTCTTCGCGCTGACCTGCCCTAAAACCTGCGGCACCGCTTTTTCCCTTGCAGCGGCGAACAGCATTCTCGATGAACCGAGCAGGCAGCCGACAGTCGAAGTGCCAGTAGCGGTCAATGCCGCTACAGCAATAAGTACCGCACCAATTCCAGGCAGGACGTTTTCAACGGCAAGCGACAGAGGAGCAGCCGAGCTTGCCAGCAGAACCGGATCGGCTGCTGAAACAACACCAAACCCTGTTAGGCAATACAAGATAACCACCGTGACAAGCGCCGAAATCTGTGCGAGCGGCAAGTTCCGCCTTGGATTCTTTGCCTCTTCTCCCAGTGTCAGCACCGCTTCAACCTGCATTTGGCCAAAAGCGATCAATGCAGTCGCAGCAAATACTCCTGTCCAGCCATTTGGTAAAAACTCAGCGATTTTGAAAGGCCCGGTCGGGTTATGGAAAATAGTAATGACTGCAATTGCAAATAAAGACACGACCTGGATGATCGAAAAGAATGTATTAATTTTGCCAGTTGCTTTAATACCCAGCAGCAATAGCCCGGTAATTGCGATTGAAATTGCCGGCGCCACCACAGTTGTCGGCAGCGACGGGAAAATATAATTGAAGTAGCCCGCAAAACCAAGGTTCACGGCGCCAGCCGCAAACGCGAATGACAGGAAATACAATCCTGAACACCAAAGCGCCATCAACCTCCCCAAATCCTTGTGAATCGGTGTAAAGGCGAATTTCGAATATGCGTATGACGCCCCTTCATATGGCCAGATTGATGCCAGCTCCGCATAGCTCATGCACGACAATATCGCAATTACTCCTGCAATCAGGAATGCTACGAATAGCGCCGGACCCGCCTGGGCAACCGCAGGGCCGATTACCGTAAAAATTCCTCCTCCTATCAGCGCTCCGACCCCGACGCTCCACAAATCAACAAATCCCAATCCCCTGTTCAGCTTACCTTGCTCTGCGACAGAAACTGGAACCGACACTTCTGACTTCATTCTCTTACCCCCTATTTCATTATTTGAAATATATATTTCATTATTACAAAAAGCTTTCTCTATATATTAGCCACTCAGAGGAGAATTCCTTCTTTATTCGACAAAATATTTAAAAAATTCTTTCTAAATAAAAAAGCCGTCTTTCGACGACTTGAAGGCGGTGAAATTATTTTTTGCCGAACAAAAAGAAAGATCCTATTCCCAAGATAATATAGATGATAACTGGAACCATCATATTCCCAATATTGTACCAGATGGAGATTGGTACAATGACCGCCAATGCTGACAGTAAAAGTCCGAAGGCCAAGGTTTCTTTTGAAGGTGACGCCAAATATCCTTGAAGGATAAATAGGACAGGAAAGAGGAAGTAAATCCCCACTAAAACATATTTGCTTTCAGGAAACTTTGAATCGATCCAGATAAACATTAAGATAATTAATCCCGGCAAAATTAAAGCGAGAAGCTTCTTCATATACAACAATCCTTTCAGGACAAATTTGATATTAAACAACTAGTTAAGTCATTATTTTATGAATATGTAACCGTCTTAGTTAATAAGTAAAATATACCACCACCTCCCTTTTAGTGTAATTTTACACTAAAACAATTGTTCGTCAACCAATTTTATCGAAATATTTAGATTATATATCCAAAAAGATTATTTCAAATCCTGTAAACTTATCCTAGCAAAACGAAAAAACACCCCTAAGGAGTGTTTTCACAAAAGCCGTTCTTCAATTTTTGCCGCGGCATGCTGCAGCTTTTCTATATAGGACTCCATCTTCACATCTTCGAAGTCCTGCTCGGTCCCGATGATGCTCAGCGCCGCAAGCACCTCGGAATTGATGTTCCTGATTGGCACAGCGACAGCAATCGTCCCTTCGTATAGTTCCCCCCTGCTCACCGCATATCCATTCCGGGCAATCGCTGCAAGCTCCGCAAGAATCTGTTTCTGGTCCGTTTTTGATTGCTGCGTGAACGGCTGGTAGTCCGCCCCGGCAAGAATCGCCATCTGCTCCTCCTCCGGGAGTGCCGCCAGCAGCACCCGTGGACATGCAGCCGCATAAAGCGGCACCCTCCTGCCAACTTGAGGAAACACCCGGATCAGCTTCAATGCTTCGAACTGCTCTATATACACCGCATCGCACACATCCCGGACCGCCAATTGCACCGATAGATTCGTTTCATTTCGCAGCCGCAACATCTCGTTTTTCGCTAACGCACGGATATCCAGTTGGCTGTTCACAATTTGGCTCTTCTCTAAAAAAACCATCCCAAGCTGGAACCGCAGCCGCCCCTCCTTTTCCGTCCGCCGGATATACCCGAACTTCTCCAGCGAACAAATCATCCGGAACACAGTCGGCTTTGGAAAGCCTGTCATCGCCGACAACTCTTCCAAACTCAGAGAAGCATGCTTCATATCAAAACACTCCAAAATACCCAGCGCCTTCTCCACACTTCCGCTCCTGCTCGAAAGCTCCCTCATCACCGATTCCCCTTATATAAACAACTAAAAGTCTTAAACAAGTTTACTATCTTCACTATACCAAACCTGACTGGTGAATCGTATTTTTTTCAATAAAGCAAAAGGACGATTCCAGTGCTACATTCGGGTTCAGAATGTGGCAGTGAAACCTTCCCCCTGCATCACCACGATAGCAAATCCATCACTCCGGCTCCATTTTTGGCAGGGTGAGGGTGATGGTGGTGCCTTTGTTGGGTTGGCTTGTGACGTTTATGGTGCCTTTGTGGGCTTTAATGACGGCGGAGGAGACCATGGTGCCAAGTCCTGTTCCTTGAGTTCCTTTTGTGCTGAAGTATGGCTCACCGTATTGTTTAATTTGTTCTTCGGTCATTCCGAAGCCTGTATCATTAATATGTATGATTGCTTTATCCGTATTCTTTTTGAGGAGGATGGTCATTTCCCCGCCGTCCGGCATCGCTTCTTTTGCATTTTTCAGAAGGTTGAAGATGCACTGATGAAGCTGGAAGCGGTCACCTTTGATAAAAATATCGTCCTCTAATTTGGCTTTCACAATGATGGACGCCATATTGGTCATCGGTTCAAATACCTTGACGATATGTGCCAGTTCTTTTGAAAGATTGACAAGTTCAAAGCTTTGCTCATTTGGTTTGGCCAAGGTTAAAAAATCTGTAATGATTCGCTCAGCCCGTTCGAGTTCCTGTATTGCAATGCCGACAAAATCACTTCGTTTCTGCTCCGAGAACCCGGGCTCACCCAGGAGTTGGAGGAATCCTTTCACGGAGGTCAGGGGATTTCGGACTTCATGGGAAATGGATGCGCTCATTTGGCTGATTGTCTCCATTTTTACAATGCCTAAAGCTCTTTCTTTCAAAAAGAAATTCACTTTCTCGGTTTCAATGATTGCCGTTGTTATTCCGGCAACGAAGGAACAGCCGAAAATATAAGTTCCCCACTCAAGCCATCCAAGAGTGTAACCAAGTAAATACATGAATATCATTAATCCAACTGAAGAAACCAACGATAGGAAAACAACGAGCAATACCTTTTTATTAGGAGCCTGCTTCATGAACCAGTTATGTAAGTAAACAATTGCCATAGTCTGAGCGCCATGAATAAAAATTGCTAGCCAGAATCCGGTATCTACTCCAAAATAAGCCCGAAAACCAATCAGAACGGCGTATAATATCGCCGCTGCTCCAGGTCCCAAATACAAACCGCCAATAATGAGGGGAACCTGCCGCAAATCATAGCGAATCATATCGTTAAAAGTAAACGACAATGCCAAAGAGACAAAAGCGCCCAACGATAAAAAAATCAGGATACTGCGCCGTGAAGGCTTAACATACGTCTTCCGGTGCATGTACTGAAAAAAAAAGCCAGAACAATCAGCGAAGCCAAATTCATGACCAGAATTTTAATGACTCCAACCAAACAAACCACCCCCTTTCGCAAAAATGGCAGAATTTTCTTATCATTATTCTACACTATCCCCTTCCCAATCACAAAAACAAACACAAACATATATTAAATATGAAACAAATAGCATTTCCGCATCATCATTCGACACCCAAAGTAAGCGCTGGAGCTGTCCTCATGCATCTCCAAAACAAAAAATCGGGAGTGGCTCCTATGCCACTCCCTAACCTATTTCAAATCGTCAATTGAGTTAATTTTTACGTATTCAGGCACGACCAACCCGAGCTTAGTTCCTTCGAGGTTGACGCCTAGATCAACAAATTTTCTTTTATAAGTATTGTAATATTCGCGGTGTGTGCTCGGCAGCCATGCGCCTACCATGGCATCGGCACTGCCGTTGGCGACCCCTGCGAACATCGGGCCCACTTCCACCTGGCTGAGATTCACCTGATAACCATTTTGCTCCAGCACCTTCCCAACCATATTCGTACTGGCGATTTCCGTATCCCAGGCCACATAAACGAGGTTAATACGCTCACCCTTCCCCGCTCGGGCACCTTTTGTCCACGCAGAGACCTTCTCCCGATTTCCGCCAATCCACTTTTCAGCTGCTTCTGCCGGCTCCATTCCTTTTTCGATATCGAGCATGACGGCTTCCATATCACCAGTCTCCCAATTAAACTGATCCAGGATTTTGTAAGCGCCGGGAGCGTCCTTTTCAAGTCCTTTCCTGACAATCGTATGAATTCCTTCCGACCCGCCGAATACCCCCTTCGGATCATCAAGATATTTCAAATCAAACGAAGAAAACATCCAGTGCGGTGACCAGCCGGTGACAATAATCGGCTTCCGGTTTTTATAAGCCTTCTGCAATTCGGCAATCATGGCTGCAGATGAACCTTCAACAACGTTCCACTGGCCCAGCCCGTACTCATCAACCGCTTTGCCGGTCTGTGCCATGATGCCTGCACCCGGCTCAATTCCGATAATTTTATGATTCGTTTGCGCGCCAATTCCTTCAGGGTTTCCTGGCACAGCCTTTTCCTGAGCGAATCCTTGAACAAGTGCAGTGACGACGAAGAGCAACGCGAACAATACAAACACAAATTTCCCTTTAATAACATGTCCATATGCTGGCTTGCGCAGGTTTTGCGAGAGCCGGTCAAGAATAATCGCGATAAAGACAATCGACAATCCTGCCTCAAACCCTTGGCCTACATTGATTTGGCTGACTGCCCGGTAAACATCCGCCCCAAGTCCGGGTGCCCCGACTAACGAAGCCGTTACAACCATCGACAGGGCGAGCATAATGCTTTGGTTGACGCCTGCCAATATTGTTGGAGTAGCGAGCGGAATTTGGACCTTCAGCAGTTTTTGCCCGCTTGTCGATCCAAAAGCGTCCGACGCTTCTATCAGGTCTTTTGGTACTTCCTGAATCCCTAGATTCGTCATCCGGATTGTCGGTGAAATCGCAAAAATAAACGAAGCTATAATCCCGGGTACAACCCCGATGCCAAAAAACAAAATGGATGGTATCAAATAAACAAAGGCAGGCATTGTCTGCATGAAATCCAAAATCGGTGTAACAATCCTCTGCACAGTCCTGTTTTGCGCACACCATATTCCAAGCGGAATGCCGATCACGATTGTCAAAAATCCAGACACTAACACAATGGCAAGTGTTTCGATCGTCGAATCCCAATAGCCGAGATTCTCTATCAGCAGCAAACTCAAGAGCGTAAAAATTCCGAGCGGCCATCTGCTCGTATAGGCAACCAAAAGTGCCAATATTAAAATCAATACAAGCGGAGGGCCGGCACTAAGCACATCGACTATGATTTGCAATAACCCATCGATGACAGCTGTGATAAAGGAAAACAAACCGGCAAAGACGACCGTGATCCACTCAACCAGCGAATCAATCCATTTCCCCAGTGGGATTTTCGGGATATTCATGTAGTCACTCACTTCCCATCTCATTAAGGGAATCTTTATTGCCTGCCAATGCGCCAATAACTGCCCCGCGGACAATAATTCCTTTTATTCTCTTCTCTTCATCGATAACCGAAATCGGCAGGCTTGAAGTCGCAATTGTATCCATCAGATCCGCCAGCAAAGTCCCCTCGGCAACCGTCGGAATGTCGGTTGACATCACATCTGAAATCGACTGGTTATGATCAATCGCCTGCCGGGCCTGTTCAGCGGTCAACGCCCCAAGGAGCCTCCTGCGGCGGTCCACAACAAAAATGCTGGAATACCCTTGCTTCCGCATAATTTCCAAAGCTACCCTCGGGCCACGGTCCACATGAATGATTTCCGGCCTCTTCATCACATGTGAGGCCGTCAATACCTTCGATAAGTCGACATCCTCAACAAACTTCTCGACGAATTCATTCGCAGGCTGCATCATAATTTGCTCCGGTGTGCCCAGTTGGATGACGCTGCCGTCTTTCATCA is a genomic window containing:
- a CDS encoding glycine betaine ABC transporter substrate-binding protein — its product is MSDYMNIPKIPLGKWIDSLVEWITVVFAGLFSFITAVIDGLLQIIVDVLSAGPPLVLILILALLVAYTSRWPLGIFTLLSLLLIENLGYWDSTIETLAIVLVSGFLTIVIGIPLGIWCAQNRTVQRIVTPILDFMQTMPAFVYLIPSILFFGIGVVPGIIASFIFAISPTIRMTNLGIQEVPKDLIEASDAFGSTSGQKLLKVQIPLATPTILAGVNQSIMLALSMVVTASLVGAPGLGADVYRAVSQINVGQGFEAGLSIVFIAIILDRLSQNLRKPAYGHVIKGKFVFVLFALLFVVTALVQGFAQEKAVPGNPEGIGAQTNHKIIGIEPGAGIMAQTGKAVDEYGLGQWNVVEGSSAAMIAELQKAYKNRKPIIVTGWSPHWMFSSFDLKYLDDPKGVFGGSEGIHTIVRKGLEKDAPGAYKILDQFNWETGDMEAVMLDIEKGMEPAEAAEKWIGGNREKVSAWTKGARAGKGERINLVYVAWDTEIASTNMVGKVLEQNGYQVNLSQVEVGPMFAGVANGSADAMVGAWLPSTHREYYNTYKRKFVDLGVNLEGTKLGLVVPEYVKINSIDDLK
- a CDS encoding IclR family transcriptional regulator produces the protein MRELSSRSGSVEKALGILECFDMKHASLSLEELSAMTGFPKPTVFRMICSLEKFGYIRRTEKEGRLRFQLGMVFLEKSQIVNSQLDIRALAKNEMLRLRNETNLSVQLAVRDVCDAVYIEQFEALKLIRVFPQVGRRVPLYAAACPRVLLAALPEEEQMAILAGADYQPFTQQSKTDQKQILAELAAIARNGYAVSRGELYEGTIAVAVPIRNINSEVLAALSIIGTEQDFEDVKMESYIEKLQHAAAKIEERLL
- a CDS encoding ATP-binding protein; its protein translation is MHRKTYVKPSRRSILIFLSLGAFVSLALSFTFNDMIRYDLRQVPLIIGGLYLGPGAAAILYAVLIGFRAYFGVDTGFWLAIFIHGAQTMAIVYLHNWFMKQAPNKKVLLVVFLSLVSSVGLMIFMYLLGYTLGWLEWGTYIFGCSFVAGITTAIIETEKVNFFLKERALGIVKMETISQMSASISHEVRNPLTSVKGFLQLLGEPGFSEQKRSDFVGIAIQELERAERIITDFLTLAKPNEQSFELVNLSKELAHIVKVFEPMTNMASIIVKAKLEDDIFIKGDRFQLHQCIFNLLKNAKEAMPDGGEMTILLKKNTDKAIIHINDTGFGMTEEQIKQYGEPYFSTKGTQGTGLGTMVSSAVIKAHKGTINVTSQPNKGTTITLTLPKMEPE
- a CDS encoding creatininase family protein, with protein sequence MKSVWLQENKWEDVERYLQKKKTIIVPVGSVEQHAKHLPLGTDSFVANKVAEDLGQQTETLVAPPNWVGWAPHHMAFPGTITLRPETLINLMYDICKSLIYHGFEKILIINGHREANLPPLKIAITMLRNETGAFLAIADPFYIAKKIGGEIKKSEPGGAGHADEMETSHMLHLMPELLEMDKAVKNIHLKHPFLQHDPFVEGDTIFVPSDVAGYREGSKSIGVVGDPTVSTAQNGETYHKELMKNLIEFVRYCEEEVQVEIRSREIPL
- a CDS encoding APC family permease: MKSEVSVPVSVAEQGKLNRGLGFVDLWSVGVGALIGGGIFTVIGPAVAQAGPALFVAFLIAGVIAILSCMSYAELASIWPYEGASYAYSKFAFTPIHKDLGRLMALWCSGLYFLSFAFAAGAVNLGFAGYFNYIFPSLPTTVVAPAISIAITGLLLLGIKATGKINTFFSIIQVVSLFAIAVITIFHNPTGPFKIAEFLPNGWTGVFAATALIAFGQMQVEAVLTLGEEAKNPRRNLPLAQISALVTVVILYCLTGFGVVSAADPVLLASSAAPLSLAVENVLPGIGAVLIAVAALTATGTSTVGCLLGSSRMLFAAAREKAVPQVLGQVSAKTHVPVYATLFTGVIALGATLMSTMGYGKAISIAVGAAVFSNWLMMAIMNVAVIVVRIKQPHIKAQFRYPLNVNNIPVLAIIAAIASLWILTFIDTIPLMIGTSWLVLITAFYFFYSRSRWDYLDEEAMERLSN